DNA from Mycobacterium sp. SMC-8:
GCCGCGGACGTCGGGATAGACCGCGACGGCGTAGTTGTAGACCCAGGTGACGCCGCACAGCTCGCGGTCGCGCGAGTAGCTCCACAGCGTGGCCCCGGTTGCCGGGTCGCGGCCCTGGATCGCCGTGCCCTCGCCGGTGACGACGGCGCCGCCGACGACGACCGGTGCGGTGGTCTTGGCGCTGCGGGCCGTCCACCGCTGTTCGAGCGAATCAGGAACGGCCGCAGCCGGTTTCAGGCTCACGACCGGCTGTTCGGCGGGTTGGCTCCGGGTGGCCCTGGCATCACTGGTCCACCATACGAAGACCCCGACGACGACGATGACCACCACGATGGCCGTCGCCGCCAGCAGGTCTCCCCGGGTGCGGCGCTCGGGTCTGACCAACGCAGTGGGTCAGTTGGTGGTGCCGGTGCCCGCGGTCGCGGCTTTGCCGGGCCGGCGTCGACGCCGGCGACGGGCGGGGCGTGCGCCGCCCTCGCCGGCCTCGGCGCCTTGGTTCTCCCCGTCGGGAGCGGTCTGCTCGGCAGCGCCCTCAGGATGTCCGCTGACCGGTTTACCGCCGCGGGTCCGGCGCCGGGTGCGGTTGCGGGCCGGCTTCTCGGCGCGTTCGCGCGGTTCGCGCGGTTCCTTGTCGGCGGTGCGCTTCGGCCTGGCGATCGATCCGCCGGCGTCGGCCGGGATCTTGAGCTCTTCGTAGAGGTGCGGCGAGCTCGAGTAGGTCTCGGCCGGCTCGGGGGTGTCCAGGCCGAGGGCCTTGTCGATCATCTCCCACCGGGGTAGCTCGTCCCAGTCGACTAGGGTGACCGCGATGCCGGTCTTGCCCGCCCGGCCGGTGCGGCCGATCCGGTGCACGTAGGACTGCTCGTCCTCGGGGATCTGGAAGTTGATGACGTGCGTGATGTCGTCGATGTCGATGCCGCGCGCGGCCACGTCGGTGGCGACGAGCACGTCGACCTCGCCCGTGCGGAACGCCTTGAGCGCCTTCTCGCGCGCGCCCTGGCCGAGGTCACCGTGTACCGCACCGACCTTGAAGCCCCGCTCGGCGAGCTCGTCGGCGACCTTCTGGGCGGTGCGCTTGGTGCGGGTGAAGATCATCGTCGCCCCGCGGCCCTCGGCCTGCAGGATGCGGGCGACCATCTCGACCTTGTCGAGTGCGTGCGCTCGGTAGGCGAACTGCTCGGTGGTGTCGTGGGTGGCGGCGGAGTGCGGGGCCTCGGCGCGGATGTGCGTCGGCTGCGTCATGAAGGTGCGGGCCAGCGTGATGATCGGGTCCGGCATGGTGGCTGAGAACAACATCGCCTGCCGCTGCGCCGGGATCTGCTTGAGGATTCGCTCGATGTCGGGCAGGAAGCCCAGGTCGAGCATCTCGTCGGCTTCGTCGAGGACGAGCACGGACAGGCCGCCGAGCTGCAGGTGCCCCTGCTGGGCCAGGTCGAGCAGCCGGCCGGGCGTGCCGACGACGACGTCGACACCCTTCTGCAGTGCTTCGATCTGGGGTTCGTAGGGGCGGCCGCCGTAGATCGCGGTGACCGTGAGCTTGCGGGTGTCGTCGGCCATCAGATACTTCGACGCTCCGACCAGGTCTTCGTAGACCTGGATGCAGAGCTCGCGGGTCGGGACGACGATCAGGGCGCGCGGCGCGCCGGTGAGCGGGCGAGCGGTGTCGGTGGTGATCCGGTGCAGCAGGGGCACGCCGAACGCGAAGGTCTTGCCCATGCCGGTGCGGGCCTGGCCGATCAGATCGTCGCCGGCCAGTGCGAGCGGCAGCGTCAGCTCCTGGATCGCGAAGGCGTGCTCGATACCGTTGTCGGCCAGCGCGCGGACGATCTCGTCACGTACTCCGAGCTCGGCGAATGTGGGATTCGGATGTGTAGTTACAGGTGTCATGCAGGAAACGGAGCCTTTCACTTATTCCTCATGCGTTCCACGCGCGCACGAGTTGTGAAGAGAACTTCGCCGGGCCCTGCGCTGAGGAGGCGGGCCGCCGCGTGCACGCACATTTCCAAGGTGTCTGCGGCCAAAACGGCCGGCGTGACCTGGTTCGATCAGTCGGCTCGAGCGCCGACACCGACTCCATGGTAACCGGTCGATCCCGCAGAAGCGGCATCGCCGGGCCCGGAGTCTAGAGTTGGGCCATGTCTTCGACGCCGTCAGCGGCCGCTTCATCCGCCCAGGCGAGCGAACCGGTGGTCTCGAACGGTTCGCCCGTGACCACGGAGCATCCGGGCATCAACGAACTGTTCGCGCTGCTCGCCTACGGTGAGGTCGCGGCGTTCTACCGCCTGACCGAGGAGGCGCGGATGGCGCCGAACCTGAGCGGGCGGATCAACATGGCCAGCATCGCGGCGGCCGAGATGAACCACTACGAGGTGCTGCGCGACGCGCTGGAGCGCCGCGGCGTCGACGTCGTCCCGGCCATGACCAGGTACGCGTCCGCTCTGGAGAATTACCACCGCCTGACCACCCCCAGCACGTGGCTGGAGGCACTGGTCAAGACCTACGTCGGCGATGCGATGGCCGCCGACTTCTACCTGGAGATCGCCGACGTGATGCCCGCCGAGGTGGCCGACGTCGTGCGGTCCGTGCTGTCCGAGACCGGCCATTCGCAGTTCGTGGTGGCCGAGGTACGGGCCGCGGTGACGGCCAGCGATCGGCAACGGCACCGGCTGGCGCTGTGGTCGCGGCGCCTGCTCGGCGAGGCGATCACACAGGCCCAGTTCGTGCTGGCCGACCACGACGAACTCGTCGACCTGGTGATGTCCGGCGGCGGCCTGTCCCACATGACCGATTTCTTCGATCGGCTGCAGAAGACGCACGCCAGCCGCATGGAGGAACTCGGCCTGGCCTGAAATCCGCTTCTGCCGCCGAAATCGCATTCCGGTAGGTCGCCACTCGAACTTCGGCGGCTGGAATGCAATGTCGGGCGATCGAGTGTCAGCGGGTGCAGTTGGTGATGATCGAGTTGTTGTTCTGCGCGGCGATCAACGATCCGTTCGCGTCGATGATCGCGCAGTTGAGCTGACCGGACATGCTCGTCGCCGTCACCGAACTCAGCGTCACCCCGGGGTTCAGCACCACCGTCTTCGACCACGGCAGCGCGACGTTCACGTCGGTCTGCAACGCACCCTGCGCGTCGGTGTAGATCACGGTGACCAGATCGAGCAGCGGGCGGTTGCCGGTGATGCGGTAGGTCACCGTGCCCGCCGCCGCGGCCGGTGGGGGCGGTGCGGCCTGCGGGGCCGGCAGCACCGGCGCGGGCGCGGCCGGTGCCGGGGTGGGTGCCTCGGCAGTGGGGGTCACCGTGGTGACCGTCTCGGCCGGCAGGGACGGCGACACGGGCGCGGCGGCGCGGGGTGACGGCGTGGACGAGGGCTCCGATGCGGAGCTGGACGGCACCGGAGCGGCCACCGTCGCCGACACCGAGCCGCTGTCACCGCCGCCGAGGATCATGCTCGCGGTGATCACCGCGACGAACAGGATCGCCCCGGCCACTCCGGCGATCCACATCCAGCGGCGGTCGAGCTGCTCCTCGTCGAGGTACTGGTCGTAGTCCTCGGTGTAGCCGTCACCGGGGAACGGCGGCAGTGCGTCGGTGTCCAGGTCCCCGTAACGGTCCGGATCGTCGTCGCCAGGGCTCCCGTAGGAGCCGTATCGCCCACTGCCCCGCGGGCTTCGGATCCGCTCGGTCGGCGTCAGGGAATACGGTGAAGTAGCGGTGTATGGCCTGTTCATTCAGCTTGTCCCAGTCGTCTTTTCCGATTTCGGCCACGATGCTACTGAGGCAGAAGTGACAGATGGGGCTGACGAGGCCCTGCAGGCGGTCACGTTCGGGACTCGGTTGGATCGCTACGGCGTTATGACCGTGCGCGTTCGTTCGCTCGTCGCGTACGCGGGTCCCGGGACCGCCTCTGTGGGCCCACGTCCATTAGCCTCCTTGGAGTACGAGCACACGAACAGAAGGGTTTCCACCGTGGAGGTCAAGATCGGTGTCACCGACAGCCCGCGCGAGCTGATTTTGTCCAGCGCGCAGACGCCGGCCGAGGTGGAGAAGTTGGTCACCGATGCGCTCAGCGGCGATCCGAGCGTCCTGGGTCTGACCGACGAGAAGGGTCGCCGGTTCCTCGTGCAGTCCGCACGGATCGCCTACGTCGAGATCGGCGCGGCGGATTCCCGTCGGGTCGGGTTCGGGGTCGTCGGCGCGGAGGTCACCAAGAGCTGATCGTCGCGGGCCGAGACCGCATCCGCGTCGGGAAAGTTCGAGAAACCCCCGGCCCGGATGCAGTTTCGGCCCGAAACCGGATCAGGACCGCGTCAGCGGCACGTGTGAGAGCCCACCCCAGATGAACTGGACCGTTCCCTCGACGGCGTCGTCCTTGTCGATAGGGCGCTCGGCGTTGAGCCAGTAGCGCGCCGAGTCGACGCTGATGCTGACCAGCCCCACGGCGATCATCCGCGCGCGGTGCGGCTCCAGCCCGGAATCATGGCTGATCAGGTCGAACACCGCGTCGGTGCACGATTCGGTGGCGACCTTGACCTGCGCGGCGACCTGCGGCTCGGTCACGTAGTCATTCTCGAAGATCAGCCGGTAGCCCTGGCTGTCGTGCTCGATGAAGTCGAAGAACGCCTGCACGGCGGCGCGGACGCGCTGCCGGTTGTCGGTGGTGGTGCGCAGCGCCTGGCGCACGCCGGAGACCAGGTTGTCGACATGGCGCTGCAACACCGCCAGGTAGAGCTCCACCTTCGACGAGAAGTGTTGGTAGAGCACCGGTTTGCTGACGCCGGCGCGGTCGGCGATCTCGTCCATGCCTGCGGCGTGGTAGCCGCGGTCGACGAACACCTCGCTGGCCGCGATCAACAACTGGCCGCGGCGTTCATCACGCGGCAGACGGTTGCCACGCCGGGCTGCGCCGGAGGTGCTGGTGCCGTTTGCCGGCTGCCCCCCTCGTCGCTGCGCCGTCTTTGCCAGTTCGCTCATCAGAACCTCGAGATCTACAGCCGGCGCGACCGGCGTCTTGAATTCGCTCGCACTGACACTACTACCGTCGGGCGACCATACGTGTCATGACAGGTGTCACGTCGCCGGTTCGCGCCGTCCCGCCGTTTGCGGTGATCCGGTGGCGTGCCAGCACGGGATGTCCTCTGAGCTGTGTCATCCTGTTCCGGTGACCTACGGACCGGGGCGTCGCGAGGGCGGTCGCGTTCCGGTGCTTCGCGACCAGTGGCGAGAGCCCTTACGTGCCCAGCGTGACCCGCTGGCCGAGCAGCCGGGCCGGGTCCGCTCCAACCGGGACGACCGCAAGCGCTGGCGCAAGCAGACCTGGCTCGGTCGGTTCGTCTCCACGTACGGATGGCGGGCGTACGCGCTGCCGCTGCTCGTCGTGCTCACCGCGGTGGTCGTGTACCAGACCATCACCGGCACCAGCGCTCCGCAGGCGGTCGACGACGAAGGGCCGGTGCAGGGACCGCCCACGATCGGCGTCCCGAGCACGTCCATCGTGGGCGCCCCGCCCAAAGGCCTGACTCAGTTCGACGCCAACCTGCCAACCGGGATCCTGCCCGACGGCGGGCCGTTCACCGCGGCAGGCGCCCGCACCTGGCACGTCGTGCCGGGCGCCACCCCGCAGGTGGGGCAGGGCACCACCAAGGTCTTCACCTACACCGTCGAGGTGGAAGACGGGCTCGACACCACGAGTTTCGGCGGTGACGAGGGGTTCGCCCGCATGGTCAGTGAGACCCTGGCCAACCCGAAGAGCTGGACCCACAACCCGCAGTTCGCGTTCACCCGCGTCGACGCCGCCTCCGGGGTGGTGCCCGATTTCCGGGTGTCGCTGACCTCGCCGATGACGATCCGCGACGGCTGCGGTTACGACATCCAACTCGAAGCGTCCTGCTACAACCCGGCCTTCGAAGGGCAGCCGCGGGTGTTCATCAACGAGGCGCGGTGGGTGCGCGGCGCGGTGCCGTTCCAGGGCGACATCGGCTCGTACCGCCAATACGTGGTCAACCATGAGGTCGGCCACGCCATCGGCTACCAGCGCCACGAACAGTGCACCGAGAACGGCGCGCTCGCGCCGATCATGATGCAGCAGACGTTTTCGACCAACAACAGCGACGCCGCCAAGTTCGACCCCGGCACGGTCACCCCGGACGGGCTGACGTGCCGGTTCAACCCCTGGCCGTATCCGATCGCCTGATCACCGCGGCCGCGCCCGGCTGCGCCTGTCGTCTGCGAGCAGCGGGGAAGCGTCGGGCCCTCGTTGCTGTTGAAACCCTTACCTGCTGAGATGGGTCATACCGCCAACCAAGGAGATAGTCGGTGTCCTCACCGTTGCCGCCGCTGGTCGAGCCAGCGGCTGAACTCACTCGCGACGAGGTCGCGCGCTATAGCCGCCACCTCATCATTCCCGACCTCGGGCTGGACGGGCAGAAGCGGTTGAAGAACGCCCGCGTGCTGGTCATCGGCGCGGGCGGGCTGGGTTCGCCCACGCTGCTGTACCTGGCCGCCGCGGGTGTCGGCACGATCGGCATCGTCGAGTTCGACGTCGTCGACGAATCCAACCTGCAGCGCCAGATCATCCACGGAGTCTCCGACATCGGCCGATCGAAGGCGCAGAGCGCCAAGGACTCGATCGCCGAGATCAACCCTCTGGTGAAGGTCAACCTGCACGAGTTCCGACTGGAGCCCGATAACGCCGTCGACCTGTTCTCCCAGTACGACCTGATCCTCGACGGCACCGACAACTTCGCGACGCGGTATCTGGTCAACGATGCCGCCGTGCTGGCCGGCAAGCCGTACGTGTGGGGATCGATCTACCGTTTCGAGGGGCAGGTCTCGATTTTCTGGGAGGATGCCCCGGACGACCTTGGCCTGAATTACCGCGACCTGTACCCGGAGCCGCCGCCGCCGGGGATGGTGCCGTCGTGCGCCGAGGGCGGCGTGCTGGGCATCCTGTGCTCGTCGATCGCGTCGGTGATGGGCACCGAGGCCATCAAGCTGATCACCGGCATCGGTGAACCGCTGCTGGGCCGGCTGATGGTCTACGACGCGCTCGACATGACCTACCGCACCATCAAGATCCGCAAGGATCCGTCGACCCCGAAGATCACCGAGCTCATCGACTACGAGGAGTTCTGCGGCGTGGTGTCCGACGCTGCGGCCGAGGCGGCAGCCGAGTCGACGATCACCCCGCGCGAGCTCCGTGAGCTGATCGATTCGGGCAAGCCGCTTGCGCTGATCGACGTCCGGGAACCGGTCGAGTGGGACATCAACCACATCCAGGGCGCCGAGCTGATTCCCAAGGGCGCGTTCGAATCCGGCGAGGCGCTGGCGAAACTGAAGGTGGACCGGACGCCGGTGTTCTACTGCAAGACCGGGATCCGCTCGGCCGAGGTGCTTGCCATCGTGAAGAAGGCCGGATTCTCTGACGCACTGCACGTGCAGGGCGGGATCGTGGCCTGGGGCAGGCAACTCGAACCCGACATGGTCATGTACTAACGCTGGGTTGGCGCTCGCGGCAATTAGGCTGTGGCGGTGACCGCCGAGCGACCGCCAGAGCACGTACTCACAGCCTTCGGGCTGTCCGGAGTGCAGCCTGCGCCGCTCGGATCCAGCTGGGAGGGCGGCTGGCGCTGCGGCGAGGTGGTGCTCTCGGTGGTCGCCGACCACGCGCGGGCCGCGTGGTCGGCCAAGGTGCGCGAGACGTTGTTCGTCGACGGTGTGCGGCTGGCCCGTCCGGTGCGGTCGACCGACGGGCGGTACGTGGTCGCCGGCTGGCGCGCCGACACCTACGTGGCCGGGACGCCCGAACCGCGGCACGACGAAGTGGTCTCGGCCGCGGTGCGGTTGCACGAGGCCACCGCCAAGCTGGAGCGGCCCAGGTTCCTGACCCAGCCGCCCGTCGCGCCGTGGGGTGACGTCGACGTGTTCACCGCCGCCGACCGGGCGGCGTGGGAAGAGCGTCCGCTGCATTCACTGCCGCCGGGCGCGCGGGTGGCGCCGGCCACCACCGACGGGCAGAAGTCGATCGAGTTGATCAACCAGCTCGCGACGCTACGCCGGCCGACCAAGAGCCCCAGTCAGCTTGTGCACGGAGATCTCTACGGCACAGTGCTTTTCGCTGGCACCGCAGCGCCGGGCATCACCGACATCACCCCGTACTGGCGGCCCCCGGCCTGGGCGGCCGGTGTGGTCGTGGTGGATGCGCTGGCCTGGGGCGAAGCGGACGACGCGTTGATCGAGCGGTGGTCGGCGCTGCCGGAGTGGCCGCAGATGCTGTTGCGCGCGTTGATGTTCCGGCTGGCGGTGCATGCGTTGCACCCGCGGTCGACGTCGGCGGCGTTTCCCGGTCTGGCCCGCACCGCGGCGCTGGTGCGGCTGGCAGTCTGACCGGGCCACGTCTCCCGCGGAATAGCATTCCTGGCTGCGATTCGTCCCACGATCGCAGCCGTGACCGCTCACTCGGTGATCAGAACGCGTGCCGGTACTCGCGGAGCTGCACCCGTCCGTCCACTGCGAGCACCCCCTCGGCGCGCAGCCGTTCCAGTTGGCGGGTGGCCAGGTGCGCCGCAGGTCGGCCGGACGCCGAGATCACCCGGTGCCACGGCAAATCCGACGAGTCGGTCCGCATGATCCAGCCCACGATCCGCGGGCTCGACAGACCGGCGGCTTCGGCGATGTCACCGTAGGTCGCGACCGCGCCCGAGGGTATCGACGCGACGAGTCCGCGGACCGTCTCGACCTGCTCCTCGGTGATCGCCGCCATGCTCAGCCCAGGTGGTCGCGAATCACCGCGGCGGTCTCGGCCGGCTTGGCCAACGGCACCATGTGATCGCAATCCCATTCCAGCAGTGTGAAATCCGAGCCGAGGCCGGCATCGAGCGCGGCGATCAGCTCGTCACCGGCGTAGGGCGGGTCGGTGTGCAGGGCGCGCACCAGCGTCGTGGGTGTGCCGTCCCGCGGCAGCGGCACCGCGCGGGTCAGCTCGCTCCAGTAGCAGAGCATCGCCGGGATGCTGATGCGCCACCCGACCCGCCCGTTGGGCTGGTCGACGAGGTGTTCGTCGAGTTCCCTGTCCAGCTCCTCCTCGGCGACCTCGCCCCAGGACCCGCCGGCTTTCTCGTCGCGGGCTTCCGCGCGGTCGGTGTAATCGGGGGAGCGGTACATCTCGTCAGCGACCTCACGCATCCAGCGTCCGTCCAGGGCCACCGCGGGATCCAACAGCACGATGCCTTTGATCAGGTCGGGGCGCTGCGCGGCGAGGTTCAGCGCGATCGCCCCGCCGAACGAGTGACCGACCACCACCACCTGTCCGTCGGCCTCGGCGTCCACCAGAGCGGCCAGCGCGGCGACATTGGCCTCGATCGTCCACGGCGCATCCCACGACGAACGGCCGTGGCCCAGCAGATCCGGTGCGATCGCCGGCACGTCGGGCAGATGCCTGG
Protein-coding regions in this window:
- the moeZ gene encoding adenylyltransferase/sulfurtransferase MoeZ; this translates as MSSPLPPLVEPAAELTRDEVARYSRHLIIPDLGLDGQKRLKNARVLVIGAGGLGSPTLLYLAAAGVGTIGIVEFDVVDESNLQRQIIHGVSDIGRSKAQSAKDSIAEINPLVKVNLHEFRLEPDNAVDLFSQYDLILDGTDNFATRYLVNDAAVLAGKPYVWGSIYRFEGQVSIFWEDAPDDLGLNYRDLYPEPPPPGMVPSCAEGGVLGILCSSIASVMGTEAIKLITGIGEPLLGRLMVYDALDMTYRTIKIRKDPSTPKITELIDYEEFCGVVSDAAAEAAAESTITPRELRELIDSGKPLALIDVREPVEWDINHIQGAELIPKGAFESGEALAKLKVDRTPVFYCKTGIRSAEVLAIVKKAGFSDALHVQGGIVAWGRQLEPDMVMY
- a CDS encoding MGMT family protein, translated to MAAITEEQVETVRGLVASIPSGAVATYGDIAEAAGLSSPRIVGWIMRTDSSDLPWHRVISASGRPAAHLATRQLERLRAEGVLAVDGRVQLREYRHAF
- a CDS encoding DEAD/DEAH box helicase, which produces MTPVTTHPNPTFAELGVRDEIVRALADNGIEHAFAIQELTLPLALAGDDLIGQARTGMGKTFAFGVPLLHRITTDTARPLTGAPRALIVVPTRELCIQVYEDLVGASKYLMADDTRKLTVTAIYGGRPYEPQIEALQKGVDVVVGTPGRLLDLAQQGHLQLGGLSVLVLDEADEMLDLGFLPDIERILKQIPAQRQAMLFSATMPDPIITLARTFMTQPTHIRAEAPHSAATHDTTEQFAYRAHALDKVEMVARILQAEGRGATMIFTRTKRTAQKVADELAERGFKVGAVHGDLGQGAREKALKAFRTGEVDVLVATDVAARGIDIDDITHVINFQIPEDEQSYVHRIGRTGRAGKTGIAVTLVDWDELPRWEMIDKALGLDTPEPAETYSSSPHLYEELKIPADAGGSIARPKRTADKEPREPRERAEKPARNRTRRRTRGGKPVSGHPEGAAEQTAPDGENQGAEAGEGGARPARRRRRRRPGKAATAGTGTTN
- a CDS encoding TetR/AcrR family transcriptional regulator, whose product is MSELAKTAQRRGGQPANGTSTSGAARRGNRLPRDERRGQLLIAASEVFVDRGYHAAGMDEIADRAGVSKPVLYQHFSSKVELYLAVLQRHVDNLVSGVRQALRTTTDNRQRVRAAVQAFFDFIEHDSQGYRLIFENDYVTEPQVAAQVKVATESCTDAVFDLISHDSGLEPHRARMIAVGLVSISVDSARYWLNAERPIDKDDAVEGTVQFIWGGLSHVPLTRS
- a CDS encoding alpha/beta fold hydrolase — protein: MTDVLCTYRFGSSGPARVLAIHGLTGHGKRWESLFTRHLPDVPAIAPDLLGHGRSSWDAPWTIEANVAALAALVDAEADGQVVVVGHSFGGAIALNLAAQRPDLIKGIVLLDPAVALDGRWMREVADEMYRSPDYTDRAEARDEKAGGSWGEVAEEELDRELDEHLVDQPNGRVGWRISIPAMLCYWSELTRAVPLPRDGTPTTLVRALHTDPPYAGDELIAALDAGLGSDFTLLEWDCDHMVPLAKPAETAAVIRDHLG
- a CDS encoding DUF3152 domain-containing protein, which encodes MTYGPGRREGGRVPVLRDQWREPLRAQRDPLAEQPGRVRSNRDDRKRWRKQTWLGRFVSTYGWRAYALPLLVVLTAVVVYQTITGTSAPQAVDDEGPVQGPPTIGVPSTSIVGAPPKGLTQFDANLPTGILPDGGPFTAAGARTWHVVPGATPQVGQGTTKVFTYTVEVEDGLDTTSFGGDEGFARMVSETLANPKSWTHNPQFAFTRVDAASGVVPDFRVSLTSPMTIRDGCGYDIQLEASCYNPAFEGQPRVFINEARWVRGAVPFQGDIGSYRQYVVNHEVGHAIGYQRHEQCTENGALAPIMMQQTFSTNNSDAAKFDPGTVTPDGLTCRFNPWPYPIA
- a CDS encoding DUF3107 domain-containing protein; translated protein: MEVKIGVTDSPRELILSSAQTPAEVEKLVTDALSGDPSVLGLTDEKGRRFLVQSARIAYVEIGAADSRRVGFGVVGAEVTKS
- a CDS encoding ferritin-like domain-containing protein, producing the protein MSSTPSAAASSAQASEPVVSNGSPVTTEHPGINELFALLAYGEVAAFYRLTEEARMAPNLSGRINMASIAAAEMNHYEVLRDALERRGVDVVPAMTRYASALENYHRLTTPSTWLEALVKTYVGDAMAADFYLEIADVMPAEVADVVRSVLSETGHSQFVVAEVRAAVTASDRQRHRLALWSRRLLGEAITQAQFVLADHDELVDLVMSGGGLSHMTDFFDRLQKTHASRMEELGLA
- a CDS encoding TIGR02569 family protein, with amino-acid sequence MTAERPPEHVLTAFGLSGVQPAPLGSSWEGGWRCGEVVLSVVADHARAAWSAKVRETLFVDGVRLARPVRSTDGRYVVAGWRADTYVAGTPEPRHDEVVSAAVRLHEATAKLERPRFLTQPPVAPWGDVDVFTAADRAAWEERPLHSLPPGARVAPATTDGQKSIELINQLATLRRPTKSPSQLVHGDLYGTVLFAGTAAPGITDITPYWRPPAWAAGVVVVDALAWGEADDALIERWSALPEWPQMLLRALMFRLAVHALHPRSTSAAFPGLARTAALVRLAV